The following coding sequences are from one Candidatus Zixiibacteriota bacterium window:
- a CDS encoding nucleotidyl transferase AbiEii/AbiGii toxin family protein, whose protein sequence is MISADTIRTIAANKSIHPGVIEKDYVLSKTLMSLAAIPEFRTHLVFKGGTALKKCYYPHWRYSEDLDFTAKAALAPSQIRDMFTAAVDGVSSAFGLPMRVSEFSQYPKDVEAIVSAQMKLSYDGPLRQSSGQKNNIRVDIALNEEIVLPTPNLNVVQEYADDIPASLPTYALEEVVAEKLRSILQRGKSRDYYDVWILLKEYGKDFDHQRTKDVFLKKCHSKDIPEPKVEDFFNTEQLAEAERFWERGLAHQLTVLPAFDTVLKELKSLIIAIAGETTN, encoded by the coding sequence ATGATCAGCGCCGACACCATCCGCACCATCGCCGCCAACAAATCGATTCACCCTGGGGTGATCGAAAAGGACTACGTCTTGTCCAAGACCCTCATGTCACTCGCGGCCATTCCGGAGTTTCGGACGCACCTGGTATTCAAAGGTGGCACCGCGCTCAAAAAGTGCTATTATCCACATTGGCGGTATTCGGAGGATTTGGACTTCACCGCAAAGGCGGCGCTGGCTCCTTCTCAAATTCGCGACATGTTCACAGCCGCTGTGGACGGGGTCAGTAGCGCGTTTGGCCTGCCGATGAGAGTGAGCGAATTCTCCCAATATCCGAAAGATGTCGAGGCCATCGTATCTGCTCAAATGAAGCTCAGCTACGATGGGCCGTTGCGTCAGTCAAGCGGGCAGAAGAACAATATTCGAGTCGATATCGCGCTTAACGAGGAGATCGTTCTTCCGACACCAAATTTGAATGTGGTTCAGGAATACGCGGACGATATCCCCGCGTCATTACCCACCTATGCACTTGAGGAGGTCGTGGCGGAGAAACTCAGAAGCATTCTCCAGCGCGGGAAGAGCAGAGACTACTACGACGTCTGGATACTCCTCAAGGAGTATGGCAAGGATTTCGACCACCAGCGTACAAAGGATGTTTTTTTGAAGAAGTGTCATTCCAAGGATATTCCCGAGCCTAAGGTAGAAGACTTCTTCAATACAGAGCAGTTGGCGGAGGCCGAACGATTCTGGGAGCGCGGGTTGGCGCACCAGCTCACGGTCCTGCCAGCATTCGACACGGTATTGAAGGAGTTGAA